Within Mongoliitalea daihaiensis, the genomic segment CAGCTGTTTTCCTCGCACTAAAGGCCCGATACAAAAAGGTCTATGTGCTATATGATAATGACAAAGCAGGCACTAAAGGTGCTGACAAGTTATATTTTATGTTCGGGATACCAGCACTAAACTACGCTTACAAAGAGTTTGGAGTCAACGACTTCTGTGAACTTCTCGAAAACAAAAAGGATAAGCTCGATGAATTTATTCTTTTTTTGTATGCTGAAATATAAATATAAGTTATAAAATTGCATTAAAGTTATAATTTGAAACGAAATGACCGGAGAACAATTGTATGAAAAACTCAATGCCCTGTTTGCATCCAATGTGAGCGACAGGCTTGACGAGAGGAGTGAAGCTATCAGGGTTTTGGATAAGGCTATTTATGGCGGTCTTACTGCAGAGCATGCCATTGATAAAATGAACCAGATGAATAACACCTTTGATGGAGCAAAAGGCAAGTTAAGCCATGCAATCATCGGGAAATTTTGGGAAAGAAAATTTCGAAAGCAAGCAGAATACAGGCCTTTAAACATAAATAAGTGGATCTGTGACTGAGGTATTAGAAAAATGGAATCCTGCTGAAAGGATCAAAAACCCAATTAAGGAAGCAGAACTTGTTCATGCCCTTATGAATGATGAAGATGAACAAATGGACTGGCTTAACCGCATAGATCCAAACATCTTTTTCAATGACAGCAACAGACAGATTTACGGCATAATGGTAGATATGTTCCTGGGTAAACGCAAGATTAACTACAAGAACGTAGTTTCTGAAATCATGCGTACCTGTGACAGCTACCAGTTGAATACATTGATCGCCCATTTGGGAATCATCAATTCAAGCCATCCAACAGACTCGCTTGAAAACATCATCAAAGATGTAAGCGATGCATATAGGTCAAGAGTCATTTATCATGACGTCCTGATTACTGCAAATAATGACTTCCACAGAAACCGACCGATTGGTGAGATCATCGAAAAGATTTCAAAATCAGTTATCGGTATTGATGATTCTGGGAAGTCTCGAAACAGCAACATTACGGTTATAGATGCTTACGAAGACATCATCAATCCTGACCCAGAAGATGAAGGCTTGACCACAGGCCTTCATGACTGGGACATGGTTTTTGGTGGTATCAAACGTGATTCCTATATAACAGTAGGTGCTGAATCTGGTACAGGTAAGACTACTTACCTTGTGGATTTGATGTACAGGCTTTGTACCAGACACAAAGAAAAGATAGCTATCTGTTTCTTTTCCATGGAAATGTCAGAGAAAAGGATTTACAAGAAACTGCTTTCAAGGCATGCCAAGGTAAACACTCTGAAATTCGATGCAGCCGGAAGGGATAAAATTACACCTCAGGAATCCGAAAGATTGAAGTCTGCTGCCAAAGATATCAAGGACTGGCCGATTGAAATCGTGTACGAAACAATGGACATCCATAAGATCAAGATGAAAGCTCGCAAGTTCGTGATGCAAAATCCAGGCAAACGGCACATCTTCCTTGTGGATCATATTGGTAAGATCGAATCGTCAGGCTCGGATATGAGGGTAAACACTATCAAAAATTCCCAAGGGTTGAAATCACTTTGTCTTGACCACAAGTCAACAGTCATTGTGCTTTCACAGCTTGTCAAGGAATTGTCTGGTGACAAATACAAAGTTACCTATCATCGCCCGAACGAATCCCACATCATGGAATCAGGCGCAATCAAAGCAGACTCCGATATTCTTGTACTGTTATGGAGACCTGGTAACAGGTTTAAATCTATACCATTCAAAGGTATTGAAGAATGGAATTGCGCCAATAAGATGATCATTATCGTGGAGAAAAACAGAGACGGGCTTGAAAAGGAAGACATCATATTCGATTGTCAAATGAAGTA encodes:
- a CDS encoding DnaB helicase C-terminal domain-containing protein, with translation MTEVLEKWNPAERIKNPIKEAELVHALMNDEDEQMDWLNRIDPNIFFNDSNRQIYGIMVDMFLGKRKINYKNVVSEIMRTCDSYQLNTLIAHLGIINSSHPTDSLENIIKDVSDAYRSRVIYHDVLITANNDFHRNRPIGEIIEKISKSVIGIDDSGKSRNSNITVIDAYEDIINPDPEDEGLTTGLHDWDMVFGGIKRDSYITVGAESGTGKTTYLVDLMYRLCTRHKEKIAICFFSMEMSEKRIYKKLLSRHAKVNTLKFDAAGRDKITPQESERLKSAAKDIKDWPIEIVYETMDIHKIKMKARKFVMQNPGKRHIFLVDHIGKIESSGSDMRVNTIKNSQGLKSLCLDHKSTVIVLSQLVKELSGDKYKVTYHRPNESHIMESGAIKADSDILVLLWRPGNRFKSIPFKGIEEWNCANKMIIIVEKNRDGLEKEDIIFDCQMKYNELENEARAV